Proteins from a single region of Chanodichthys erythropterus isolate Z2021 chromosome 13, ASM2448905v1, whole genome shotgun sequence:
- the f2rl2 gene encoding proteinase-activated receptor 3, with amino-acid sequence MWRLFVLLLLPLMFEFSLQDSASIHSSIEMPKHSIQPKTFPGTIELNASLFSNTSVHQPVINANATVINYTTGVVSTRIIPSAYILAILVGIPSNVFVLVCLSGRKNFSSRILYFSLAVSDLLLLLSLTLRVHYHFNNNNWIFGELACKMVTACFYGNIYCSIHAHMCISVMRYLAVVHPFLYRTMSKQYCAIWASLTIWVVLAIAMAPEFLVQQSYSISGLNLVMCHDIQPYKEASYKALIPYRLSLICLGFILPSLVIAFVYGSIIYHLNRSSRDWKHYMKASTLVFGIFLVCFAPCSTLLFAHYVKLYTEEQYELYYYYRIAVCLCSFHSCLDPFLSYLLAKTSTSRVKFRSFSSRPLKALSTA; translated from the exons ATGTGGAGACTATTTGTGCTGCTGCTATTACCATTAATGTTTGAGTTTTCACTTCAAGATTCAG CATCAATACATTCCAGCATCGAAATGCCAAAACATTCAATTCAGCCAAAAACTTTTCCTGGAACAATAGAGCTCAATGCTTCCCTGTTCTCCAACACATCTGTCCATCAGCCTGTGATAAACGCCAATGCTACCGTCATCAATTACACCACTGGAGTTGTCAGCACTAGGATCATTCCATCCGCGTACATCCTAGCCATCCTCGTGGGGATCCCCTCTAACGTCTTTGTGTTGGTTTGCCTCAGTGGAAGAAAGAATTTTTCCAGCAGAATCCTATATTTTAGCCTAGCAGTTTCAGACCTTCTCCTGCTACTTTCCCTCACACTCAGAGTCCACTATcacttcaacaacaacaactggatCTTTGGAGAGCTGGCTTGCAAGATGGTGACTGCCTGCTTTTATGGTAACATCTACTGCTCGATCCATGCCCACATGTGCATTAGTGTGATGCGCTACCTTGCAGTGGTCCACCCGTTCCTCTACAGGACAATGTCGAAACAGTACTGTGCGATCTGGGCGAGCTTAACCATTTGGGTGGTTTTAGCTATTGCAATGGCACCAGAGTTTCTGGTTCAGCAAAGCTACAGCATTTCTGGGTTAAATTTGGTGATGTGTCATGATATCCAGCCCTATAAAGAAGCGTCCTACAAAGCTTTAATTCCATACAGATTGAGTCTGATCTGCCTGGGGTTCATCCTGCCATCGCTGGTCATTGCATTTGTTTACGGATCCATCATCTACCACCTAAATCGTTCCAGTCGTGACTGGAAGCACTACATGAAGGCCAGCACATTGGTGTTTGGGATCTTTTTAGTGTGTTTTGCTCCATGTAGTACACTTCTTTTTGCACATTATGTGAAGCTGTACACTGAGGAACAGTATGAGTTGTATTATTACTACAGAATAGCCGTATGTTTGTGTTCCTTCCACAGCTGTCTGGACCCTTTCCTCTCTTATCTCCTCGCAAAGACTTCAACTTCCCGAGTCAAGTTTAGATCCTTTAGCTCTAGACCTTTGAAAGCTTTGTCCACTGCCTAA
- the f2r gene encoding proteinase-activated receptor 1: MLRIVVLMWLLAVEGSAAALPYNGTLIRTFSGYFLSVTDEPIFDYLDVQDEGSGSSSGQASKPTKDHHHHLGKKAYHISQEASNFLKGRVVTAVIPTIYIIVFIISVPLNLLALVMFARKVRPKKPAAIYMMNLACADLLFVLVLPFRIAYNLNGNNWIYGAGMCRFVTAAFYCNMYCSVLLIMCISVDRFMAVVYPMDSLTWRSPQTASVVCAAMWLLSIGGVTPLLISNQTIHLPDLGITTCHDVLDIHHLREYYLYFFPIISSIFFFIPLIFSTVCYVRIIQALCAANVENRAKKTRAVFMAVTVFAVFVICFTPTNIILLSHYVQFARMQNDESYAAYLVSTCIGSVSCCLDPLIYYFGSSQCQKQVLAFLKCQAVSGIERSAQFTSSTRSSKLETFKSSVSNQYRKLMA, translated from the exons ATGTTGCGGATTGTGGTGTTGATGTGGCTGCTGGCTGTGGAGGGATCTGCGGCTGCGCTGCCCTATAACG gaaCGCTGATTCGGACATTTTCGGGTTATTTCCTCTCCGTCACCGATGAACCAATATTTGATTATCTGGACGTGCAGGACGAAGGCAGCGGCTCCAGTTCTGGCCAAGCATCCAAACCCACAAAAGACCACCACCACCATTTGGGTAAAAAGGCCTATCACATCTCTCAGGAGGCCTCCAACTTCCTCAAAGGCCGCGTGGTGACCGCTGTCATCCctacaatatatattatagtgTTTATTATCAGCGTTCCTCTAAATCTGCTGGCGCTTGTCATGTTTGCGCGCAAAGTGAGACCGAAGAAACCGGCTGCGATTTATATGATGAATCTAGCCTGCGCTGACCTTCTGTTCGTACTGGTGCTCCCGTTTCGAATAGCCTACAATTTAAACGGAAATAACTGGATATACGGGGCTGGGATGTGTCGTTTCGTCACGGCTGCTTTCTACTGCAACATGTACTGCTCTGTGCTGCTGATTATGTGCATTAGTGTGGATCGCTTTATGGCTGTCGTCTACCCGATGGACTCCCTTACCTGGCGCAGTCCTCAAACCGCGTCCGTCGTGTGCGCCGCCATGTGGCTTTTGTCCATCGGCGGTGTGACTCCTTTGCTGATTTCCAATCAGACCATTCACTTACCTGACCTGGGCATAACCACGTGTCACGACGTCCTTGACATCCACCACCTCCGCGAGTATTACCTGTACTTCTTCCCCATCATCTCttcaattttctttttcattccGCTCATTTTTAGCACAGTCTGCTACGTGCGTATCATCCAAGCCTTGTGCGCAGCCAACGTGGAAAACCGCGCGAAAAAAACGCGGGCCGTTTTTATGGCGGTAACGGTTTTTGCTGTTTTCGTCATATGCTTCACACCAACAAACATCATCCTGTTGTCGCATTATGTGCAGTTCGCTCGCATGCAAAACGATGAGTCCTACGCCGCGTACCTGGTCTCCACGTGCATCGGGAGCGTCAGCTGCTGTCTGGACCCCCTCATCTACTACTTTGGGTCGTCTCAGTGCCAAAAACAGGTTCTCGCCTTTCTCAAGTGTCAGGCGGTCTCAGGCATCGAGAGGAGCGCACAGTTCACCAGCAGCACCAGGTCGAGCAAGTTGGAGACCTTTAAAAGCAGCGTGAGCAACCAGTACAGGAAGCTGATGGCATGA